In one Carassius carassius chromosome 14, fCarCar2.1, whole genome shotgun sequence genomic region, the following are encoded:
- the chchd1 gene encoding coiled-coil-helix-coiled-coil-helix domain-containing protein 1, translating to MSGSVIQEKVAKLLSRQNGKPVLRPIKPLALKNEVASRSLRKGEATCVTEMSLLMACWKQNDFNNSVCSKEVSAFYTCVEKAQIKAKGKQGTQGRLLPKEANILLKRFPNLSSEI from the exons ATGAGTGGATCTGTGATTCAAGAGAAGGTTGCTAAACTGTTAAGCAGACAGAATGGAAAACCGGTTCTGAGACCCATCAAACCTCTGGCGCTGAAGAACGAGGTCGCCAGCCGCAGCCTAAGGAAGGGAG AGGCCACCTGTGTAACGGAAATGTCATTACTTATGGCTTGCTGGAAACAGAATGACTTCAACAACTCGGTCTGCTCTAAAGAAGTCTCAGCCTTCTACACATGTGTTGAAAAG GCGCAGATCAAGGCCAAAGGAAAGCAGGGAACGCAGGGTCGACTTTTGCCTAAAGAAGCCAACATCTTATTAAAACGATTTCCCAACCTGAGCAGTGAGATCTAG